The following coding sequences are from one Triticum dicoccoides isolate Atlit2015 ecotype Zavitan chromosome 4A, WEW_v2.0, whole genome shotgun sequence window:
- the LOC119284794 gene encoding probable serine acetyltransferase 4, with product MAACVDKWNPAYSCHRISRSIYRFLPDCTVAAPAGAPVSGNGGCCNGGDEVWEELYGEAQADAQDEPLLGMFYSELVLSHPTLEAALAAHLSAKLCIPGALPRDALRDILAGALAAHPEASQHTRADLLAARDRDPACAKMVHCFLYYKGFLALQAHRAAHALWSEGRRPPALLLQSRASEVFGVDIHPGARIGGGILLDHATGVVIGETAVIGDDVSILHGVTLGGTGKACGDRHPKVGDGVLIGAGASVLGNVRIGAGAKIGAGAVVLRDVACGTTAVGNPAKPIGKKAAPSLRPEEQPGVTMEQRWSDYVI from the coding sequence ATGGCGGCCTGCGTCGACAAGTGGAACCCAGCATACTCCTGCCACCGCATCTCCCGATCCATCTACCGCTTCCTGCCGGACTGCACCGTCGCCGCACCGGCGGGCGCGCCCGTGAGCGGGAACGGCGGCTGCTgcaacggcggcgacgaggtctggGAGGAGCTGTACggcgaggcgcaggccgacgcgcaGGACGAGCCGCTGCTGGGCATGTTCTACTCCGAGCTCGTCCTCTCGCACCCGACGCTGGAGGCCGCCCTCGCCGCGCACCTGTCCGCCAAGCTCTGCATCCCGGGCGCGCTGCCGCGGGACGCGCTCCGGGACATCCTCGCGGGCGCGCTGGCCGCGCACCCGGAGGCGAGCCAGCACACGCGCGCCGACCTCCTCGCGGCGCGGGACCGCGACCCGGCCTGCGCCAAGATGGTCCACTGCTTCCTCTACTACAAGGGCTTCCTCGCCCTGCAGGCCCACCGCGCCGCGCACGCGCTCTGGTCCGAGGGCCGCCGCCCGCCGGCGCTGCTCCTCCAGAGCCGCGCCTCCGAGGTGTTCGGCGTCGACATCCACCCCGGGGCGCGCATTGGCGGGGGCATCCTGCTCGACCACGCCACGGGGGTCGTCATCGGCGAGACGGCGGTCATCGGCGACGACGTGTCTATCCTGCACGGCGTGACGCTGGGCGGCACGGGGAAGGCTTGCGGCGACCGGCACCCCAAGGTCGGCGACGGGGTCCTCATCGGCGCCGGGGCCAGCGTGCTGGGCAATGTGCGCATCGGCGCCGGAGCGAAGATCGGGGCGGGCGCGGTCGTGCTTAGGGACGTGGCGTGTGGAACCACGGCCGTCGGAAACCCGGCGAAGCCGATCGGGAAGAAGGCGGCGCCGTCGCTCCGGCCAGAGGAGCAACCAGGGGTGACCATGGAGCAGAGGTGGTCGGACTACGTCATATGA